A genomic segment from Zygotorulaspora mrakii chromosome 1, complete sequence encodes:
- the IML3 gene encoding Iml3p (similar to Saccharomyces cerevisiae IML3 (YBR107C); ancestral locus Anc_3.358) yields MIHEWSFYVLDGSINWRTQLGSLERLLRSSISIGNQVIYAEDSREGAKYVRKRFEIESEELISFMELVENKNFRIPTILSFAGNEYIKDLILGWIRSECGVIILPIEFNGTFMIYVVDAIFYASTLHFSETYRTKLIYDVDTENKNLKKLELELDKDTLKTFTDMEKRSVFEKCIMPYIREETGLILEKLTLSMISLAGFARINKRGISTFANTLETEILLTLLQRSQLD; encoded by the coding sequence ATGATCCATGAGTGGTCATTTTACGTACTAGACGGATCTATTAATTGGAGAACACAATTAGGATCCCTAGAACGCTTACTGCGATCTTCTATTTCAATTGGAAATCAAGTCATCTATGCTGAAGATAGCAGAGAAGGTGCAAAATATGTTAGGAAGCGTTTCGAGATCGAATCAGAGGAACTCATAAGTTTTATGGAGCTGgtagaaaataaaaattttagaatACCGACAATTCTTTCCTTTGCGGGTAATGAATATAtcaaagatttgatttTGGGATGGATACGATCAGAATGTGGAGTCATTATTCTACCGATAGAGTTCAATGGTACATTTATGATTTATGTGGTTGATGCGATCTTTTATGCCAGTACATTGCACTTCTCTGAGACTTACCGTACCAAGCTTATATATGACGTTGATACTGAAAATAAGAACCtaaaaaaacttgaactCGAACTGGATAAGGAtactttgaaaacatttaCAGATATGGAAAAACGATcggtttttgaaaaatgcataATGCCCTATATACGTGAAGAGACAGGGTTaattttggagaaattAACTCTTTCCATGATCTCTTTGGCAGGCTTTGCGAGAATAAATAAACGAGGCATCAGCACTTTCGCAAACACTTTAGAGACCGAAATTTTGCTAACATTGTTGCAAAGATCCCAACTCGATTGA